One Nostocoides sp. HKS02 genomic window carries:
- the pntB gene encoding Re/Si-specific NAD(P)(+) transhydrogenase subunit beta, with the protein MSGNVTANLVQAAYIVAAVLFVLSLAGLSKHETAKEGNAFGVTGMGLALVATVWLSVSQASNGLLTLVLIAVAMAIGASIGLWRARVVEMTQMPELVAMLHSFVGLAAVLVGYSSYLESPNGGDAVGNIHSVEVFLGVFIGAVTFTGSIVAFLKLSARIKSSPLMLPARHWLNLAALVVSAVLLVWFVTSHSMVPLALMTVIALAFGWHLVASIGGGDMPVVVSMLNSYSGWAAAAAGFMLGNDLLIVTGALVGSSGAILSYIMCQAMNRSFVSVIAGGFGQEVSVGADKDYGEHRETIAADVAELLKDASSVVITPGYGMAVAQAQYPVAELTSQLRKKGVNVRFGIHPVAGRLPGHMNVLLAEAKVPYDIVLEMDEINEDFPDTDVVLVIGANDTVNPSATDEPGSPIAGMPVLEVWKARNVVVFKRSMATGYAGVQNPLFYKENSQMLFGDAKERVEDIIKAL; encoded by the coding sequence ATGAGTGGCAACGTCACCGCCAACCTGGTGCAGGCGGCATACATCGTCGCAGCGGTGCTCTTCGTCCTCTCCCTCGCTGGTCTCTCGAAGCACGAGACAGCCAAGGAGGGCAACGCCTTCGGCGTCACGGGCATGGGGCTCGCCCTGGTCGCGACGGTGTGGCTGTCGGTCTCGCAGGCCTCGAACGGTCTGCTCACGCTCGTGCTCATTGCGGTGGCCATGGCGATCGGCGCGTCCATCGGGCTGTGGCGCGCGCGGGTCGTCGAGATGACCCAGATGCCCGAGCTGGTGGCGATGCTGCACAGCTTTGTCGGGCTGGCGGCGGTGCTCGTCGGCTACAGCTCCTACCTGGAGTCACCCAACGGTGGTGACGCGGTCGGCAACATCCACAGCGTCGAGGTGTTCCTCGGGGTCTTCATCGGTGCGGTGACGTTCACCGGGTCGATCGTGGCGTTCCTCAAGCTGAGCGCACGCATCAAGTCCTCGCCCCTCATGCTGCCGGCGCGGCACTGGCTCAACCTCGCCGCCCTCGTCGTCTCGGCGGTCCTGCTGGTGTGGTTCGTGACGTCGCACTCGATGGTGCCGCTGGCGCTGATGACCGTGATCGCGTTGGCGTTCGGCTGGCACCTCGTCGCCTCGATCGGGGGCGGCGACATGCCCGTGGTCGTGTCGATGCTCAACAGCTACTCGGGGTGGGCGGCGGCCGCGGCCGGCTTCATGCTCGGCAACGACCTGCTCATCGTGACCGGCGCCCTGGTCGGCTCCTCGGGTGCGATCCTCTCGTACATCATGTGCCAGGCCATGAACCGCTCGTTCGTGTCGGTCATTGCCGGCGGCTTCGGCCAGGAGGTCTCGGTCGGGGCGGACAAGGACTACGGCGAGCACCGCGAGACCATCGCCGCCGATGTCGCCGAGCTGCTCAAGGACGCCTCGTCGGTTGTCATCACGCCGGGCTACGGCATGGCGGTCGCGCAGGCGCAGTACCCGGTCGCGGAGCTCACCTCGCAGCTGCGCAAGAAGGGCGTCAACGTCCGGTTCGGCATCCACCCCGTCGCGGGCCGGCTGCCAGGCCACATGAACGTCCTGCTGGCCGAGGCCAAGGTGCCGTACGACATCGTCCTGGAGATGGACGAGATCAATGAGGACTTCCCTGACACCGACGTGGTCCTGGTCATCGGAGCCAACGACACGGTGAACCCTTCCGCGACCGACGAGCCCGGCTCGCCGATCGCCGGTATGCCGGTGCTCGAGGTCTGGAAGGCCCGCAACGTGGTGGTCTTCAAGCGGTCGATGGCCACCGGTTATGCCGGGGTGCAGAACCCGTTGTTCTACAAGGAGAACAGCCAGATGCTCTTCGGCGACGCCAAGGAGCGCGTCGAGGACATCATCAAGGCCCTGTAG